Within the Setaria viridis chromosome 3, Setaria_viridis_v4.0, whole genome shotgun sequence genome, the region TAAATTTTCCGTTTGGTCGGATAATTGGCTAAACAACAGATGACCGACTGATAAGCGTTTAGGTGAACACTCCTGCTGCACCTCTTAACACAATTTGATTTGTAGCTAGCTATATGTAGTTTGTCAGAAAAATCCAACAGAACCATTTTAATGTGTTGATTTTCTTTGCAGGCATCAGAAGTACATTGGAAAAGTAAAGCAAGCAGTTTACCATAGCCAGAAGAGTGGAAGGAGGCGTGTTGTGGTCTTGACAGAGGAAAATGTGATCTCTTCTCTTGATCTTCGTTCAGGAGATATATGTGAGTCTTCCTGTCCTTCAATAGCAAATCAAACTGCAGGTTCACGGATGCTATGTGCAAATATTTAATCCTTTTCGTAATATCTGTGGATTTTATGTGGTGCAGTTTGGCGACATGTCATTGACAAGAATGACCCCTTGGATCAGCTTAGTCTATCACTTGGAAAATGTGAGTTtaatgtttttttccctttggaAATTTGCTCCTGAGAAGATCTCTCTGTTACTGCTGACTGTTTGTTTCACTCTATTGGGTTCCTTCCATTCCTGATGGGATTCCTTGTTTGCTTGGCATCTAGTGCTGTTAACCTTTTCCTCCAACGGACTTgtttttttattgaaaaaattgaaattgtttttttttccagtacCCACTCATTATCTGAAGGTATACTTGATGGGAATTCTGTTTTGCTTACGAAATGTATTTGAATAGGTTATGACttcattttattttagtatGGACCTAGTTTGTCTCTGGGTTATTTGAATAGGTTACAAGTTACGACTTCATTTTATGTTAGTATGGACCCAGTTTATCTCTGCATTAGGAAGTTTGACTACATATGTTTCTTCCTGATTTTTAAGATTTGTTTATGGGAGGTAGTGGGCTAGTGGCACCTTTTTGTTAgttcttatttctttttttttagttCATATGCATATGTTTACTTCACTAGTTCATCTATGGTGTTCTACATAAATTTTTAATTGCAATCTGATTTTTGGCATATCCTCTGTCAGATGTTCTAACTCTTTCTTCGGGAGGAACTATATTGAGGGCATGGAATCTTCCAGATGGACAGATGATCTGGGAGACTAACCTTAAAACTTCCACAGCATCAAACCCACAGCTGCATGTTATGGTCTGTGTGGGCAACATTTTCCATCATCTGAATTGATAATACAATTAGTTTTCCTGTAGCACTTATCTTGAGTGATGAACCTTTACTCTTTGCAGTCAAACAATAAAGTGGCAAAGGATAATTTGGTTTTAGTTTCGGCTGGGCGATGGATTTATGCTGTATCAAGCATTGATGGGGCGATTTCATGGGAAAAGGAGTTTTCTCTTGATGGGTATGTATTATTCTGCCCCGTTTTCTTGTCACGGCATTGTGAATACCATACCAACCTAACTTTTAACCTCCTGCAGCTTAGAAATCAAGCAGGTTCTCCAATCGCCTGAGAATGATATCGTGTATGCTTTTGGAATTGCTGGTTCCTCAAAGCTAGCTTTGTATCAGTTGAGTGCTAAAACTGGAGAAATATTAAAGGATGTCCAAGAGTCACTACCTGGTGAATTATCTGGTGAAATAGTACTTGGTTCTGATAATGTGTTGGTAGCATTAAACAAGGCCAGGTCAAGTCTGTTTCTTATCGAGTTTAAGAGTGAGAGAATTAGCTACAAGAAGGTGCATGTTTCAGATCTTGTTCAAGACTTATCGGGAACATTCAAACTTCAATCTTTGTCCAATGGTGTCATAACTTTGCAAACATCTTCTACTGTTTTCCTCCTAAAACTTAAAGATACTAATGGGTTGGAAGTAGTTCAGAGATTTGACCAACCAGCTGCAGTGAGTGATGCACTAACAATAGCAGAAAAAGATGAAGCTTTTGCCGTCGTCCAACATGTGGGGTCCCAAATTGAATTTATCGTGAAATTTAGAAGTGATGTAAGCAATGAAAATATTAGAGAAAAGGTCAATATAGATCATCATAGGGGCAACGTTGAGAAGGTCTTCTTGAATAGTTATATCCGAACTGACAAATCTCATGGTTTTCGAGCTttggttgtaatggaagatcaTTCACTCTTGTTAATTCAACAAGGTGAGGTTGTTTGGAGCAGAGAGGATGGGCTTGCTTCTATAGTTGATGTAACAACATCAGAATTGCCTGTTGAGAAGGATGGTGTCTCGGTTGCGGATGTGGAACACAATCTCTTTGAGTGGCTTAAGGTGACCCACAGAAActgctatttatttattttatctaTTATTTGTTTTTTAGGAAATGCTTTAAGATAAGTGATCTTTCAGAAAGTCTGCTAGAAGATTTAAAAGTGAAGTTTGTGGTGAATTTAAGATCCTTTTCAAATTCTCTAGAATTTAATGACTTGCTTGTATGTTTGCGcgcatacaagcaaacatgttAAGACATTATTTAGTTTGTATGTTTAAGCACAAGTTTCTTTATCTAATTTAATGAatttagtttgaatttgatgtttttttttgcgcACAAATTTCAGAACATGTTAAGAAATTGGTTGGTGTTTatccatgttttttttattactCTCATGTTTTGATACAATGGCATTCGTGCATGTGCTCCTGCATGTGACACTCCCGTTTTGTTGGATTTTCTTCCCAGAATTAGCTTATGATACTTTCTCTTGGTAACATAGGGACACATGCTTAAACTCAAAGGAACTCTAATGCTTGCAAATGCTGATGAAGTTGCTGCAATCCAAGCACTGAGACTCAAAAGCTCCGAGAAAAATAAGATGACAAGAGATCATAATGGATTTCGTAAACTCCTTATTGTACTAACAAAGGCTGGCAAAGTGATAGCTTTGCACACTGGAGATGGACGCATTATCTGGTCAAATTTGATGCCATCTCTTCGTGCCTCCAGATTTGGTGGAATGCCTTCTGCCTTAAGGATATATCAATGGCAGGTCCCACATCACAGCATAATGCGTGAGAACCCATCGGTACTTGTTGTTGGCAAATCTGGAGCAGAATCTTCTGCACCTGGTGTCTTCTCTATTCTTGATTCATATTCTGGAGAAGAACTGAACTCTATGAGGCTTGACCATTCTGTTGTTCAAATTATCCCCTTGACACTGAAGGATTTATCTGAGCAGCGACTTCATCTGATTGTTGATTCCAATTCCAATGCTCACTTGTATCCGAAATCTCCGGATGCCCTTAATGTATTTCTTCATGAAACGCCGAACCTGTATTTCTATTCTGTAGATATTCAGGCGAATGTTATTAGAGGATATTCATTACAGAAGTCATGTGATATCAAAGGTGATGAGTACTGCTTCAGTACGAAGGAGATATGGTCAATCATTTTTCCATCTGATTCCGAAAGGATTGCTATCTCTGAAACACGAAAGATGAATGAGGTCTGCTCATTTCCTCTGTTGCTTTTTATTCAtggaatatttttataatatctTTTTTgaaaactaattataaaataatattttctttgtttccttgtCTTATTTGAAGGTTGTTCATACACAAGCTAAGATAATTGGTGATCATGATGTGATGTACAAATATTTATCAAAGAATTTAGTTTTTGTTGCTACTGTGTCTCCTAAAGCTGCTGGTGATATTGGATCTGCGCTACCAGAAGAAGCTTCACTTGTTGCATATCTTATTGATGCAGTCACCGGTCGCATACTGCATCGTGTGACTCATCATGGTGCACAAGGCCCTGTACATGCAGTAAGTACATCTGTATCGTTTAGTCTTTTGCCGCTTGCGCTTCCAGTCCCTGTTTTTGTGTTTTGAAACACGTACAATCACA harbors:
- the LOC117848302 gene encoding uncharacterized protein, producing the protein MAAPPRRPFLVLLAGLLLVASLATLAEAIYEDQVGLADWHQKYIGKVKQAVYHSQKSGRRRVVVLTEENVISSLDLRSGDIFWRHVIDKNDPLDQLSLSLGKYVLTLSSGGTILRAWNLPDGQMIWETNLKTSTASNPQLHVMSNNKVAKDNLVLVSAGRWIYAVSSIDGAISWEKEFSLDGLEIKQVLQSPENDIVYAFGIAGSSKLALYQLSAKTGEILKDVQESLPGELSGEIVLGSDNVLVALNKARSSLFLIEFKSERISYKKVHVSDLVQDLSGTFKLQSLSNGVITLQTSSTVFLLKLKDTNGLEVVQRFDQPAAVSDALTIAEKDEAFAVVQHVGSQIEFIVKFRSDVSNENIREKVNIDHHRGNVEKVFLNSYIRTDKSHGFRALVVMEDHSLLLIQQGEVVWSREDGLASIVDVTTSELPVEKDGVSVADVEHNLFEWLKGHMLKLKGTLMLANADEVAAIQALRLKSSEKNKMTRDHNGFRKLLIVLTKAGKVIALHTGDGRIIWSNLMPSLRASRFGGMPSALRIYQWQVPHHSIMRENPSVLVVGKSGAESSAPGVFSILDSYSGEELNSMRLDHSVVQIIPLTLKDLSEQRLHLIVDSNSNAHLYPKSPDALNVFLHETPNLYFYSVDIQANVIRGYSLQKSCDIKGDEYCFSTKEIWSIIFPSDSERIAISETRKMNEVVHTQAKIIGDHDVMYKYLSKNLVFVATVSPKAAGDIGSALPEEASLVAYLIDAVTGRILHRVTHHGAQGPVHAVLSENWVVYHYFNLRAHRFEMEVIEIYDQSRADNKDVMKLILGKHNLSAPITSYARPEVVVKSQSYFFTHSVKAMAVTQTAKGITSKQLLIGTIGDQVLALDKRYLDPRRSANPTQQEKEEGIIPLTDSLPIIPQSFVTHSHQVEALRGIVSIPAKLESTTLVFTYGVDLFYTQLAPSRTYDSLTDEFSYALLLITIAVLVAAIIVTWIWSEKKELRDKWR